One genomic segment of Helicobacter pylori NQ4053 includes these proteins:
- the trpS gene encoding tryptophan--tRNA ligase, with translation MHKKRVFSGIQPTGQIHLGNYLGAIKHWVEMQDEYENLFCIVNSHAITLPIDPTFLKSQTYELVKLLLACGINPSQSGLFIQSEVDEHPALAWLLNCQVSMGEMQRMTQFKDKSLKNPKSVNVGLFNYPILMASDILLYQSDLVPVGEDQKQHLELTRNVAEKFNRDFGNCFKVPEPLIAKVGARVMGLDDPKVKMSKSHQGANHAIFLLDEPDIIVRKIKKAATDSIGVIAFDEKREGIFNLLNIYMLLSDESPEKIEERFKNKGYGDFKKELAEVVIQSLKPIQERYKEISDDEVKAVLNCGTKKARPLARATYQKAKELMGLI, from the coding sequence ATGCACAAAAAACGAGTCTTTTCAGGCATCCAACCGACCGGGCAAATCCATTTGGGCAACTATTTAGGAGCGATCAAGCATTGGGTAGAGATGCAAGATGAGTATGAAAACCTTTTTTGTATCGTCAATTCGCATGCGATCACCCTACCCATAGATCCTACATTTTTAAAATCCCAAACCTATGAGTTAGTCAAATTGCTTTTAGCTTGCGGGATTAATCCTAGTCAATCGGGGTTATTCATTCAAAGTGAAGTGGATGAGCACCCGGCTTTAGCATGGCTATTAAATTGCCAGGTGTCTATGGGAGAAATGCAACGAATGACGCAATTCAAAGACAAGTCTTTAAAAAACCCTAAAAGCGTGAATGTGGGGCTTTTCAATTACCCTATTTTAATGGCGTCAGATATTTTGTTATACCAAAGCGATTTAGTGCCAGTGGGCGAAGATCAAAAACAGCATTTAGAGCTCACGAGAAATGTTGCAGAAAAATTTAACAGGGATTTTGGGAACTGCTTTAAAGTGCCAGAGCCTTTGATCGCTAAAGTGGGGGCAAGGGTTATGGGGCTAGACGATCCAAAAGTGAAGATGAGTAAATCGCATCAAGGGGCTAACCATGCGATTTTTCTTTTAGATGAGCCGGACATTATTGTAAGAAAAATCAAAAAAGCGGCCACGGATTCTATAGGCGTTATTGCATTTGATGAAAAAAGAGAGGGCATTTTTAACCTTTTAAATATCTACATGCTTTTGAGCGATGAAAGCCCAGAAAAGATAGAGGAGCGTTTCAAAAATAAGGGCTATGGGGATTTTAAAAAGGAATTAGCTGAAGTAGTGATCCAATCTTTAAAGCCTATCCAAGAAAGATACAAAGAAATCAGCGACGATGAGGTGAAAGCCGTCTTAAATTGCGGCACTAAAAAAGCCAGGCCTTTAGCGAGAGCGACTTACCAAAAGGCTAAAGAATTGATGGGGTTGATTTAG
- a CDS encoding methyltransferase domain-containing protein produces the protein MDSFYSFNQLAFNQHSFNKHAKTYHLFAHIQQQIAICLVQFLKQKRYAKVLDLGSGSGAVFNALERQNIVIEDFIALDNSINMLKLHPTHSINIQKISLEHADFEEHVFCDYDLVVSSSSLQWARDLKSVLEKIALSSKEAALAIHTDFSLHEVHEFLGTPSPLRDLKTLKSLIKNAFKHFQIELENKRFSLYFNRKQDCLNYLKKCGLLGGSTLSFKQKKHFFQNMAFEKLSYEVLLFSGIKRS, from the coding sequence TTGGACTCTTTTTATTCATTCAATCAGCTTGCATTCAATCAGCATTCATTCAATAAGCATGCCAAAACTTATCACCTCTTCGCTCATATCCAGCAGCAAATCGCTATCTGTCTTGTTCAATTTTTAAAACAAAAACGTTACGCTAAAGTTTTGGATCTAGGATCGGGGAGTGGGGCTGTTTTTAACGCTTTAGAGCGGCAAAATATTGTGATTGAAGACTTTATCGCTTTGGATAATTCCATAAACATGCTCAAATTACACCCCACGCATTCTATCAACATTCAAAAAATCTCTTTAGAGCATGCGGATTTTGAAGAACATGTTTTTTGCGATTATGATTTGGTTGTGTCCTCTTCATCTTTGCAATGGGCAAGGGATTTAAAAAGCGTTTTAGAAAAAATCGCTCTTTCTAGTAAGGAAGCCGCTTTAGCTATCCATACGGATTTTAGTTTGCATGAAGTGCATGAGTTTTTAGGCACGCCTTCGCCTTTAAGGGATCTCAAAACGCTCAAATCCTTGATTAAAAACGCCTTTAAACATTTTCAAATAGAATTAGAAAACAAGCGCTTTTCCCTTTATTTCAACCGCAAACAAGACTGCTTGAATTACCTTAAAAAATGCGGTCTTTTGGGGGGTTCAACGCTGAGTTTCAAGCAAAAAAAACATTTTTTTCAAAACATGGCGTTTGAAAAATTGAGCTATGAAGTGTTACTCTTTTCTGGGATCAAGCGTTCTTAA
- the secG gene encoding preprotein translocase subunit SecG, producing MTSALLGLQIVLAVLIVVVVLLQKSSSIGLGAYSGSNDSLFGAKGPASFMAKLTMFLGLLFVINTIALGYFYNKEYGKSILDETKTKLSPLVPATGTLNPTLNPTLNPTLNPLEQAPTNPLMPQQTPNELPKEPLNAPSVESPKQNEKNEKNDTKENGIKGVEKTKESAKTPPTTHQKPKTHATTNAHTNQKKDEK from the coding sequence ATGACAAGCGCTCTGTTAGGCTTACAAATTGTTTTAGCGGTATTGATTGTGGTGGTGGTTTTGTTGCAAAAAAGTTCTAGCATCGGCTTAGGGGCTTATAGCGGGAGCAACGATTCTTTATTTGGCGCTAAAGGGCCCGCAAGCTTTATGGCGAAATTGACCATGTTTTTAGGGCTGTTATTCGTCATCAACACCATCGCTTTGGGCTATTTTTACAACAAAGAATACGGCAAAAGCATTTTAGATGAAACTAAAACTAAGCTTTCGCCCTTAGTCCCTGCCACCGGCACGCTTAACCCTACGCTCAATCCCACATTAAACCCAACGCTCAATCCTTTAGAGCAAGCCCCCACTAACCCTTTAATGCCACAACAAACGCCTAACGAACTCCCTAAAGAGCCATTAAATGCACCTTCTGTTGAAAGCCCCAAACAGAATGAAAAAAATGAAAAAAATGACACCAAAGAGAATGGTATAAAGGGTGTTGAAAAAACCAAAGAGAGTGCAAAAACGCCCCCAACCACCCACCAAAAGCCTAAAACGCATGCGACAACCAACGCCCATACAAACCAAAAAAAGGATGAAAAATAA
- the frr gene encoding ribosome recycling factor: MLQAIYNETKDLMQKSIQALNRDFSTLRSAKVSVNILDHIKVDYYGTPTALNQVGSVMSLDATTLQISPWEKNLLKEIERSIQEANIGVNPNNDGETIKLFFPPMTSEQRKLIAKDAKAMGEKAKVAVRNIRQDANNKVKKLEKDKEISEDESKKAQEQIQKITDEAIKKIDESVKNKEDAILKV, from the coding sequence ATGTTACAGGCCATTTATAACGAAACCAAAGATCTAATGCAAAAAAGCATTCAAGCTTTAAACAGGGATTTTTCCACTCTAAGGAGCGCGAAAGTTTCAGTCAATATTTTAGATCACATCAAAGTGGATTATTACGGCACGCCCACGGCATTAAATCAAGTTGGATCCGTGATGAGCTTGGATGCGACCACCCTTCAAATCAGCCCGTGGGAAAAAAACCTGCTCAAAGAAATTGAACGATCCATTCAAGAAGCCAATATTGGCGTCAATCCTAATAACGACGGCGAAACGATCAAGCTTTTTTTCCCGCCCATGACAAGTGAGCAAAGAAAACTCATCGCAAAAGACGCCAAAGCGATGGGCGAAAAGGCTAAAGTGGCTGTAAGGAATATCCGCCAAGACGCTAACAACAAGGTAAAAAAATTAGAAAAAGACAAGGAAATCAGCGAAGATGAAAGCAAAAAAGCCCAAGAACAGATCCAAAAAATCACCGATGAAGCCATTAAAAAAATTGATGAAAGCGTGAAAAACAAAGAAGATGCGATTTTAAAGGTCTAA
- the pyrE gene encoding orotate phosphoribosyltransferase yields MDIKACYQNAQALLEGHFLLSSGFHSNCYLQSAKVLEDPKLAEQLAKELAKQIQEAHLNIECVCSPAIGGILAGYELARALGVRFIFTERVDNTMTLRRGFEVKKNEKILVCEDIITTGKSAMECAKVLEEKGAQIVAFGALANRGICKRTHSHLKAQEGACLPSHLPLFALEDFVFDMHKPSSCPLCATSVAIKPGSRGN; encoded by the coding sequence ATGGATATTAAGGCATGTTATCAAAACGCTCAAGCGCTATTAGAGGGGCATTTCTTGCTCAGCAGCGGGTTTCATTCCAATTGTTATTTGCAATCCGCTAAAGTTTTAGAAGATCCCAAACTAGCCGAACAATTAGCTAAAGAATTAGCCAAACAAATTCAAGAAGCCCATTTGAATATTGAATGCGTGTGTTCGCCTGCGATTGGAGGGATCTTGGCTGGGTATGAGCTTGCAAGGGCTTTGGGCGTGCGTTTTATCTTCACTGAAAGGGTGGATAATACCATGACATTAAGGCGTGGTTTTGAAGTCAAAAAAAACGAAAAAATTTTAGTGTGTGAAGACATCATCACCACAGGAAAATCCGCCATGGAATGCGCTAAAGTTTTAGAAGAAAAGGGCGCTCAAATCGTGGCTTTTGGCGCTTTAGCCAATCGGGGCATTTGCAAACGCACCCATTCTCATTTGAAAGCCCAAGAGGGTGCATGTTTGCCTAGCCATTTGCCCTTATTTGCTTTAGAAGATTTTGTTTTTGACATGCACAAGCCTAGTTCTTGCCCTTTATGCGCTACTAGCGTTGCTATCAAGCCAGGAAGTCGTGGCAACTAA
- a CDS encoding RDD family protein — protein MATKKNKTPEKKRTLESPLKGLNLSLRLKAFITDIFMIYTPMLYIMTYAILGSAKDFRENQSAIFLCLLFYALTHSFFIAFKSQSPGMRYAQFKLVKNNGEEVGFFLALWRFVLWVLSMGLLIGFVAPFIFKFFLHDKLSGTHIELIKEET, from the coding sequence GTGGCAACTAAAAAAAATAAAACCCCAGAAAAAAAACGCACTTTAGAAAGCCCTTTAAAAGGGTTGAATCTCTCTTTACGCTTAAAGGCCTTTATCACCGATATTTTTATGATTTATACCCCCATGCTTTACATAATGACTTATGCGATTTTAGGGAGCGCGAAGGATTTTAGGGAAAACCAGAGCGCGATTTTTTTATGCCTGCTTTTTTATGCCCTAACGCACAGCTTTTTTATCGCTTTTAAATCCCAAAGCCCTGGAATGCGTTACGCTCAGTTTAAATTGGTCAAAAATAATGGTGAAGAAGTGGGCTTTTTTTTAGCGTTGTGGCGCTTTGTCTTGTGGGTGTTGAGCATGGGGTTACTCATAGGGTTTGTTGCACCTTTTATTTTTAAGTTTTTTTTGCATGACAAACTCAGCGGCACTCATATTGAACTCATCAAGGAGGAAACATGA
- a CDS encoding SIR2 family NAD-dependent protein deacylase: protein MKNLVILSGAGISAESGIKTFRDADGLWEGHDIMEVASPYGWKKNPQKVLDFYNQRRRQLFEVYPNKAHKALAELEKHYQVHIITQNVDDLHERAGSSRILHLHGELLSVRSEKDPNLIYRWEKDLNLGDLAKDKSQLRPDIVWFGEEVPLLKEAISLVKQAHLLIIIGTSLQVYPAASLYTHASKDTLIYYIDPKAKNAHLPQNIQCINESAVHAMQDLMPKLIEMAS from the coding sequence ATGAAAAATTTAGTGATTTTAAGCGGGGCTGGCATTTCAGCAGAAAGCGGGATTAAAACCTTTAGAGACGCTGATGGCTTGTGGGAAGGGCATGACATCATGGAAGTTGCCTCGCCTTATGGTTGGAAAAAGAACCCGCAAAAGGTGTTGGATTTTTACAACCAAAGGCGCCGACAGCTTTTTGAAGTTTATCCTAACAAGGCCCATAAGGCTTTAGCGGAATTGGAAAAACACTATCAAGTCCATATCATCACCCAAAATGTAGATGATTTGCATGAAAGGGCGGGTTCTTCTCGCATTTTGCACTTGCATGGGGAATTGTTAAGCGTTCGCAGCGAAAAAGATCCTAATTTAATTTATAGGTGGGAAAAGGACTTGAATTTAGGCGACTTGGCTAAAGACAAATCGCAATTACGCCCTGATATTGTGTGGTTTGGCGAAGAGGTGCCTTTGCTTAAGGAAGCGATTTCTTTAGTCAAACAAGCGCACCTTTTAATCATCATTGGCACTTCTTTGCAAGTCTATCCGGCCGCTAGTCTCTACACGCATGCGAGCAAAGACACCCTCATTTATTACATTGACCCTAAGGCTAAAAACGCCCATTTGCCCCAAAATATCCAATGCATTAATGAAAGTGCAGTGCATGCCATGCAAGATTTAATGCCCAAACTCATAGAAATGGCCTCTTAA
- a CDS encoding NAD(P)H-quinone oxidoreductase subunit 3, with protein sequence MQQATEALNHPYFGVFVLLVFTFWVFNLTLRIQRFLSRKMAQKKGEKLKLAPYECGPVALKQPNRVSHHFYIMAMLFILFDVEIVFMFPWAIDFKKLGLFGLVEMLGFVFFLTIGFIYALKRNALSWQKLEVK encoded by the coding sequence ATGCAACAAGCCACAGAAGCATTGAATCACCCCTATTTTGGCGTTTTTGTTTTGTTGGTATTCACCTTTTGGGTGTTTAACTTAACCTTAAGGATCCAAAGGTTTTTAAGCCGTAAAATGGCTCAAAAAAAGGGCGAAAAGCTCAAGCTCGCTCCCTATGAATGCGGGCCTGTGGCTCTCAAGCAGCCTAATAGAGTGTCGCACCATTTCTATATCATGGCCATGCTTTTTATTTTATTTGATGTAGAAATCGTTTTCATGTTCCCTTGGGCGATTGATTTTAAAAAATTAGGCTTGTTTGGGCTCGTTGAAATGCTAGGCTTTGTCTTCTTTTTAACCATTGGTTTTATTTACGCTTTAAAGCGAAACGCTTTGAGCTGGCAGAAATTAGAGGTGAAATAA
- a CDS encoding NuoB/complex I 20 kDa subunit family protein, translating to MQQAPVVLSTLDKLLNWGRSNSLWPLTYGLACCAIEMMATGGSRFDFDRFGTIFRASPRQSDVMIIAGTLTKKHAEFMRRLYDQMPEPKWVISMGSCANTGGMFNTYATVQGADRIVPVDIYLPGCAPRPETLQYALMVLQDKIRRSKAIKQDAPKRLV from the coding sequence ATGCAACAAGCACCGGTTGTTCTAAGCACTTTGGATAAATTATTGAATTGGGGGCGTTCTAATTCGCTCTGGCCCTTAACTTATGGCTTGGCGTGTTGCGCGATTGAGATGATGGCAACAGGGGGTTCAAGGTTTGATTTTGACAGATTTGGCACGATTTTTAGAGCGAGCCCTAGGCAATCTGATGTGATGATCATCGCTGGCACGCTCACTAAAAAGCATGCCGAATTCATGCGTAGGCTCTATGATCAAATGCCTGAACCTAAATGGGTGATTTCTATGGGGAGTTGCGCTAACACGGGCGGGATGTTCAACACTTATGCGACCGTTCAAGGAGCAGACAGGATCGTTCCTGTGGATATTTACTTGCCCGGTTGCGCACCGCGCCCAGAAACTTTACAATACGCTCTTATGGTTTTGCAAGATAAAATCAGACGCTCTAAAGCGATCAAACAAGACGCTCCCAAAAGGTTAGTGTGA
- a CDS encoding NADH-quinone oxidoreductase subunit C has product MVRKQSPYEDVQKQSRQHDPYKIIEPTPKKYLEGSAYEVIYNHLSYKHEILDKYIETNTAVFWIKKDDIFSVATTLRHLGYECLSEMSAIDLCAKKGHFELFYQFVGFSDSCKNRRRVRMKCVLLPNESVDSLSFLYRSANWSEREAYDMLGIVFDKHPYLKRLIMPHDWVGHPLLRSYPLKGDEFAQWYEVDKIFGKEYREVVGKEQRDSARVDEKDTFNFAKIGYEQGKGEELKEVEEKHAFKKIPFVKDLHKIAPTILKKRL; this is encoded by the coding sequence ATGGTAAGAAAACAATCCCCCTATGAAGATGTGCAAAAACAATCGCGCCAGCATGACCCCTATAAAATCATAGAACCCACCCCTAAAAAATACTTAGAGGGCAGCGCTTATGAGGTCATTTACAACCACCTTTCTTACAAACATGAGATTTTAGACAAATACATAGAGACTAACACGGCTGTGTTTTGGATCAAAAAAGACGATATTTTTTCTGTCGCTACGACTTTAAGGCATTTGGGTTATGAGTGTTTGAGCGAAATGAGCGCGATAGATTTGTGCGCTAAAAAAGGGCATTTTGAATTGTTTTATCAATTCGTGGGCTTTAGCGATAGCTGTAAGAACCGCCGTAGGGTGCGCATGAAGTGCGTTTTGTTGCCTAATGAGAGCGTGGATTCTTTGAGTTTTTTATACCGCTCGGCTAATTGGAGCGAAAGGGAAGCGTATGACATGCTTGGTATTGTGTTTGACAAACACCCCTATTTGAAACGCCTTATCATGCCACATGATTGGGTAGGCCACCCCTTATTGCGCTCTTACCCGCTCAAAGGCGATGAATTCGCCCAATGGTATGAAGTGGATAAAATTTTTGGCAAAGAATACCGAGAAGTGGTGGGTAAAGAGCAGAGAGACAGCGCGAGAGTGGATGAAAAAGACACTTTCAATTTCGCTAAAATTGGCTATGAGCAGGGCAAGGGTGAAGAATTAAAAGAAGTAGAAGAAAAGCATGCGTTTAAGAAAATCCCTTTTGTCAAAGATTTGCACAAAATCGCCCCCACTATCTTAAAAAAGAGGCTATAA
- the nuoD gene encoding NADH dehydrogenase (quinone) subunit D, with protein MAQNFTKLNPQFENIIFEHDDNQMILNFGPQHPSSHGQLRLILELEGEKIIKATPEIGYLHRGCEKLGENMTYNEYMPTTDRLDYTSSTSNNYAYAYAVETLLNLEIPRRAQVIRTILLELNRMISHIFFISVHALDVGAMSVFLYAFKTREYGLDLMEDYCGARLTHNAIRIGGVPLDLPPNWLEGLKKFLGEMRECKKLIQGLLDKNRIWRMRLENVGVVTPKMAQSWGMSGIMLRGTGIAYDIRKEEPYELYKELDFDVPVGNYGDSYDRYCLYMLEIDESIRIIEQLIPMYAKTDTPIMAQNPHYISAPKEDIMTQNYALMQHFVLVAQGMRPPVGEVYAPTESPKGELGFFIHSEGEPYPHRLKIRAPSFYHIGALSDILVGQYLADAVTVIGSTNAVFGEVDR; from the coding sequence ATGGCTCAAAATTTCACGAAACTCAACCCCCAGTTTGAAAACATCATTTTTGAACATGACGACAACCAAATGATTTTAAACTTTGGCCCCCAACACCCCAGTAGTCATGGGCAATTGCGCTTGATTTTGGAATTAGAGGGCGAAAAAATCATTAAAGCTACCCCTGAAATTGGCTACTTGCATAGAGGCTGTGAAAAGTTAGGCGAAAACATGACCTATAACGAATACATGCCCACTACTGACAGGTTGGATTACACTTCTTCTACCAGCAATAATTACGCTTACGCTTATGCGGTAGAGACCTTACTCAACTTAGAAATCCCTCGCCGAGCGCAAGTGATCCGCACGATTTTACTAGAGCTTAACCGCATGATTTCACACATCTTTTTTATCAGCGTGCATGCTTTAGATGTGGGGGCGATGAGCGTGTTTTTGTATGCGTTTAAAACGAGGGAATACGGGTTGGATTTGATGGAGGATTATTGCGGGGCTAGGCTCACGCATAACGCTATAAGGATTGGGGGCGTGCCTTTGGATTTACCCCCTAATTGGTTGGAGGGCTTGAAAAAGTTTTTAGGCGAAATGAGGGAATGCAAAAAACTCATTCAAGGCTTATTGGATAAGAATCGCATTTGGCGGATGCGCTTGGAAAATGTGGGCGTTGTAACGCCCAAAATGGCGCAAAGTTGGGGCATGAGCGGTATCATGTTAAGAGGGACTGGGATCGCTTATGATATTAGGAAAGAAGAACCTTATGAGCTTTATAAAGAGCTTGATTTTGATGTGCCGGTGGGCAATTATGGCGATAGTTATGATCGGTATTGTTTGTATATGTTAGAAATTGATGAAAGCATTCGCATCATTGAGCAACTCATTCCCATGTATGCTAAAACCGATACGCCTATCATGGCCCAAAACCCGCATTACATTTCCGCCCCAAAAGAAGATATAATGACGCAAAACTACGCCTTGATGCAGCATTTTGTTTTAGTGGCTCAAGGCATGCGCCCGCCCGTTGGGGAAGTGTATGCCCCCACAGAAAGCCCTAAAGGGGAATTAGGGTTTTTTATCCATTCAGAGGGCGAGCCTTACCCTCATAGATTAAAAATCAGAGCCCCTAGCTTTTATCACATTGGGGCTTTGAGCGATATTTTAGTGGGGCAATATTTAGCGGATGCGGTAACCGTGATTGGATCAACCAATGCGGTGTTTGGCGAGGTGGATAGATGA
- a CDS encoding NADH-ubiquinone oxidoreductase subunit E family protein: protein MKRFDLRPLKAGIFERLEELIEKEMQPNEVAIFMFEVGDFSNIPKSAEFIQSKGHELLNSLRFNQADWTIVVRKKA, encoded by the coding sequence ATGAAACGCTTTGATTTACGCCCCTTAAAAGCGGGTATTTTTGAACGCTTGGAAGAATTGATTGAAAAAGAAATGCAACCTAATGAAGTCGCTATTTTCATGTTTGAAGTGGGGGATTTTTCTAATATCCCTAAGAGCGCTGAATTTATCCAATCTAAAGGGCATGAGCTCCTCAATTCTTTGCGTTTCAATCAAGCGGATTGGACGATTGTCGTGAGAAAAAAGGCTTGA